The Primulina eburnea isolate SZY01 chromosome 8, ASM2296580v1, whole genome shotgun sequence genome contains a region encoding:
- the LOC140838161 gene encoding cyclin-dependent kinase C-2 C-like — MGCVSSKKARSDESPAFGASFSSSANAVRRRRCGRISASAPLHSQSVFGPLEKIKEEPDKDDLVEGESKDNVTNQHFFIDYSGRLQPLKSETSCKRTPFSIKFGRWAEGEQLAGWPPWLSAVAGEAIEGWLPLKSDSFERYEKIGQGTYSHVYQARNLETGKMVALKKVRFDNFQPDSVRFMAREILILRKLHHPNVVKLEGIITSRLSYSLYLVFEYMEHDLSGLLSCPDIKFTASQIKCYMRQLLNGVKHCHSRGIMHRDIKSSNILINNEGILKIADFGLANFLKPGNEQPLTSRVVTLWYRPPELLLGSTNYGESVDLWSIGCVFAELFSGRAILKGRTEVEQLHKIFKLCGSPTEDYWKRCKLPLAAMFKPQIPYESTLRERCKEFPRNAVSLIETLLSIEPDERGTTTSALNHEYFYTKPRACDPSSLPRYPPNKEIDAKFRQESKWKKDGVRALAQSGSRNLRRVHKTSHDFYKAVPTEGVEANVHTAQRKKGRNVSQMASNKSYDTISEASKMTQESQGSNINSVPGYITSTNGFEWVKRRKRGAVITRSHVFPNSRSKKVGPSEPSSVLHVHDTVNSDRQENDKFSGRIQGDEAAMNAILAEPMHFSGSDYFDPSNIYESKGLPVDYGHKKKKGSFSGPLLYQSQETASRQYGRHGQVLHRSRFYEDS; from the exons ATGGGTTGTGTCAGCTCAAAGAAGGCAAGATCTGATGAATCGCCTGCATTTGGTGCTTCATTTTCATCCTCAGCAAATGCGGTGCGACGCCGTAGGTGTGGACGTATTTCTGCCTCTGCTCCGTTGCATTCCCAGTCCGTATTCGGGCCGTTGGAGAAGATAAAGGAGGAGCCCGATAAGGATGATCTGGTGGAGGGCGAAAGCAAAGATAATGTGACGAATCAGcatttttttattgattattCGGGGCGTTTGCAACCGTTAAAGAGCGAGACCTCTTGTAAAAGGACTCCTTTTAGCATTAAATTTGGGAGGTGGGCGGAAGGAGAACAGCTGGCTGGGTGGCCACCTTGGCTCTCCGCTGTAGCTGGTGAAGCCATTGAGGGCTGGCTGCCCTTGAAATCGGACTCTTTTGAAAGATATGAAAAG ATTGGACAAGGAACTTACAGCCATGTTTACCAAGCACGGAACTTGGAAACTGGGAAGATGGTTGCTCTGAAGAAGGTGCGTTTCGACAATTTTCAACCTGACAGCGTAAGATTCATGGCACGCGAAATCTTGATTTTGCGCAAGCTTCATCATCCAAATGTCGTGAAACTGGAGGGTATAATTACTTCCAGATTATCCTATAGTTTGTACCTTGTTTTCGAGTATATGGAGCACGACCTTTCCGGGCTGTTATCCTGTCCCGACATCAAGTTCACTGCTTCACAG ATCAAATGCTACATGAGACAGCTATTGAATGGAGTCAAGCATTGCCACTCACGAGGTATAATGCATCGAGATATCAAGTCATCCAATATCTTGATAAACAACGAAGGAATCTTGAAGATTGCAGATTTTGGTCTTGCAAATTTTCTTAAACCCGGAAACGAGCAACCTTTGACTAGTCGGGTGGTGACATTATGGTATCGTCCTCCTGAACTCCTTTTGGGGTCAACAAATTATGGGGAATCAGTGGATTTATGGAGTATAGGTTGTGTTTTTGCTGAACTTTTTAGTGGAAGGGCTATTCTTAAAGGAAGAACCGAG GTTGAACAGTTACATAAAATCTTCAAACTATGTGGTTCTCCAACGGAAGATTACTGGAAAAGGTGCAAACTTCCTCTTGCTGCAATGTTTAAGCCCCAGATTCCCTATGAAAGCACTCTTCGAGAAAGATGCAAAGAGTTTCCTAGAAACGCAGTTAGCCTTATAGAAACCTTACTTTCTATTGAACCCGACGAGCGTGGAACTACTACTTCTGCTCTAAATCATGAA TATTTCTATACAAAACCACGTGCATGTGATCCATCGAGCTTGCCTAGGTACCCACCGAACAAAGAGATTGATGCCAAATTTCGACAAGAATCAAAATG GAAGAAGGATGGTGTCCGAGCACTGGCACAATCTGGTTCAAGAAATCTTAGGAGAGTCCATAAAACTTCGCATGATTTCTACAAAGCTGTTCCGACCGAG GGAGTGGAGGCCAACGTCCATACGGCTCAGAGAAAAAAAGGTAGAAACGTGTCCCAAATGGCATCCAATAAATCCTACGACACTATATCGGAGGCTTCAAAAATGACTCAAGAATCACAAGGATCCAACATCAATTCAGTCCCCGGGTATATAACATCTACGAACGGTTTTGAATGGGTTAAACGGCGAAAACGGGGGGCCGTAATTACAAGATCACATGTTTTTCCCAATTCAAGAAGTAAAAAAGTTGGGCCTTCGGAACCATCAAGTGTGTTGCATGTTCACGATACTGTGAACTCAGATCGGCAAGAAAATGACAAGTTTTCAGGCAGGATCCAAGGTGATGAGGCCGCGATGAATGCCATTCTCGCAGAACCGATGCATTTTAGTGGGTCTGATTATTTCGATCCATCTAATATTTACGAGTCGAAGGGATTGCCAGTG GATTATGGCCATAAGAAGAAGAAGGGTAGTTTCTCAGGACCATTGCTGTATCAATCTCAAGAAACAGCTTCAAGGCAGTATGGTAGACATGGTCAAGTTCTTCACAGATCTCGCTTTTATGAAg ATTCGTGA